A single region of the Salvia splendens isolate huo1 chromosome 18, SspV2, whole genome shotgun sequence genome encodes:
- the LOC121776921 gene encoding uncharacterized protein LOC121776921, protein MDRESLEKRPAIFVVGSPNVGKRTLISRLLKVDFDDDSDTSLELSVNGWTINTKYYTADVAVWIANLSDELSITSFPDVNRIVALVMVFDTSDLTTLVALKEWVSHTDIQKFEILLCIGNKVDLLPGHPSHVEYKRRLMKLGESSVNFHLDFSDYGISETEGSSLLGNEEPSLGFKRSCIEWRLEHNIEYVEACASNTDFDQCLSVEGDSQGVDRLYGALSAHMWPGMLFKSGDRINEPSLPEQEELSEEEESDYEPEYEVLSSAQSSFGYSGAPIRGSLAPSPRDPGSPLIAPEPEYEVLSSASAEPWDDIGWMSADGPLSTSGSGMPMEKVPETSGRESEDKSIREENQPSTSASQLPKELDHEKAFEADPTSELNDDKTYEFEDLEMLMAEIGNERNGLRLMPDFQRREMAAKLAMKMAVMFGDSSGGEEEELE, encoded by the exons GACTACTTAAGGTGGATTTTGATGATGACTCAGATACATCACTTGAGTTATCCGTCAATGG GTGGACGATCAACACAAAGTATTACACAGCAGATGTTGCAGTATGGATAGCTAATCTTTCTGATGAGCTATCTATTACAAGCTTTCCAGATGTGAATCGGATAGTTGCCTTGGTTATGGTGTTCGACACCAGCGAT CTCACAACACTAGTTGCTCTAAAAGAATGGGTTTCACACACTGACATCCAGAAGTTTGAAATATTGCTGTGCATCGGTAACAAGGTGGATCTTCTTCCTGGACATCCATCACATGTAGAGTACAAGAGACGCTTGATGAAGCTTGGTGAATCATCTGTCAATTTTCATCTGGACTTCTCTGATTATGGTATATCTGAAACTGAAGGAAGTAGTTTATTGGGGAACGAAGAGCCATCCTTGGGATTTAAGAGATCTTGCATAGAGTGGCGTCTGGAACACAATATTGAATATGTTGAAGCTTGTGCATCAAATACTGATTTTGACCAAT GTCTCTCTGTTGAGGGTGATTCACAGGGTGTTGATAGACTTTATGGTGCTCTCTCTGCTCATATGTGGCCTGGAATGTTGTTTAAATCTGGTGACAGGATAAACGAGCCTTCATTGCCTGAGCAAGAAG AGTTgtccgaagaagaagaatcgGATTATGAACCTGAATATGAAGTATTATCTTCTGCTCA ATCATCATTCGGCTATTCTGgcgccccgattcgtgggtctCTCGCCCCGTCGCCCCGCGACCCGGGGTCCCCCCTCATCGCCCCGGAGCCTGAATATGAAGTATTATCTTCTGCTTCAGCAGAACCATGGGATGATATAGGATGGATGTCAGCAGATGGTCCCCTTTCTACCTCAGGAAGTGGGATGCCTATGGAAAAGGTTCCTGAAACTTCAGGTAGAGAAAGTGAAGATAAATCCATCAGAGAAGAGAACCAGCCGTCAACATCAGCCTCTCAGTTGCCCAAAGAGCTTGACCATGAGAAGGCATTTGAAGCAGACCCAACATCAGAGCTTAATGATGATAAAACTTATGAATTTGAAGATTTGGAAATGCTAATGGCTGAAATTGGCAACGAGCGCAATGGCTTGAGGCTGATGCCTGATTTCCAGAGGAGGGAGATGGCTGCAAAGCTGGCAATGAAAATGGCTGTAATGTTTGGAGACAGTAGTGGTGGTGAGGAGGAGGAGTTGGAGTGA